In Drosophila willistoni isolate 14030-0811.24 chromosome XR unlocalized genomic scaffold, UCI_dwil_1.1 Seg144, whole genome shotgun sequence, one DNA window encodes the following:
- the LOC6639588 gene encoding probable serine/threonine-protein kinase DDB_G0267686, with protein MDVNKLIAEIRLRPALWDPTHPDHKNRTETKRIWHNLSEIIGASADDCRSKWKNLRCSYRRHCRNALNKSQLGESMGSEWPYSEPMSFLDMHGLLNDSIGGNDGNDNGNDVGDAVADTDSAMSFKEEPMPTDDMEADNDALMEEFRNVATPQALRRLSHSISLASAAAEEQAHVVPMASGQSSTIQFPSLKLENVRYGVGAGVGAGAVAAAGAGGGGGGGGVCGVGTATAAAAASSCHCAKRVDEQVNFLENLKREEQQLMQSTNQDLARCKNVLHVGDSDYNYLISFLPLMKQMSPLQNVFFRAKMGELLLQTMQQPPVGQQQQQQQQQQQQARQQQMQQEQPQPSQMLLNQQQMALDQAQVSTSSTNWN; from the exons ATGGATGTGAACAAGTTGATTGCTGAAATTCGGCTAAGGCCGGCTTTATGGGATCCAACACATCCGGATCATAAGAATCGCACGGAGACAAAACGCATTTGGCACAATTTGTCTGAAATAATTGGAGCTAGTG CGGATGATTGCCGAAGTAAATGGAAGAACTTGCGTTGCAGCTATCGTCGACATTGTCGGAATGCTTTGAATAAGTCTCAACTTGGCGAATCCATGGGCTCTGAGTGGCCATACTCGGAGCCCATGAGTTTCTTGGATATGCATGGCCTGCTTAACGACAGCATCGGCGGGAACGATGGGAACGACAATGGGAATGATGTGGGCGATGCGGTGGCGGACACAGATTCCGCCATGTCATTCAAGGAGGAGCCAATGCCCACAGATGATATGGAGGCGGACAACGATGCCCTCATGGAGGAGTTTCGTAATGTGGCCACACCGCAGGCATTGAGGCGGCTCTCCCATAGCATTTCTCTGGCCAGTGCAGCAGCCGAGGAGCAGGCCCATGTCGTCCCAATGGCTTCTGGCCAGTCATCCACTATCCAGTTTCCCAGCCTGAAGCTCGAAAATGTTCGATATGGAGTCGGTGCGGGTGTtggtgctggtgctgttgctgctgcgggtgctggaggtggaggtggaggtggTGGAGTTTGTGGAGTGGGCACAGCCACGGCAGCAGCTGCCGCTAGTAGTTGTCATTGTGCCAAACGTGTGGATGAGCAGGTTAATTTTCTGGAGAATCTTAAACGCGAGGAACAACAATTGATGCAGTCGACCAATCAAGATTTGGCACGTTGCAAAAATGTATTGCATGTGGGTGACTCTGATTACAATTATCTAATCAGCTTTTTGCCACTTATGAAGCAAATGTCGCCACtccaaaatgttttctttcgCGCCAAAATGGGTGAGCTATTGCTGCAGACAATGCAGCAGCCGCCAGtggggcagcagcagcaacagcagcaacaacagcagcaacaagcaCGGCAACAACAGATGCAACAGGAGCAACCACAGCCCTCGCAAATGTTGTTGAACCAACAGCAGATGGCCTTGGACCAGGCCCAAGTGAGCACCAGCTCCACAAATTGGAATTGA